The Methylobacterium sp. PvR107 genome contains a region encoding:
- a CDS encoding iron-sulfur cluster assembly scaffold protein gives MLDDIYNRRILELAADIPRLGRLESPDASATAHSRLCGSTVTVDLVLGADGRVADFAHEVRACALGQASSSLMGRHVVGASADELRGVREAMRAMLKENGPAPDGPWADLAVLEPVREFKARHASTLLTFDAVVDALDQIAAKRRAA, from the coding sequence ATGCTCGACGACATCTACAACCGCCGTATCCTGGAACTCGCCGCCGATATCCCACGGCTCGGCCGGCTGGAGAGCCCGGATGCCAGCGCCACCGCGCATTCCCGCCTGTGCGGCTCGACCGTGACGGTCGATCTCGTCCTGGGCGCGGACGGGCGGGTGGCGGATTTCGCCCACGAGGTGCGCGCCTGCGCCCTGGGTCAGGCCTCCTCGTCGCTGATGGGCCGGCACGTGGTCGGCGCCAGCGCGGACGAGCTGCGCGGCGTGCGCGAAGCCATGCGGGCGATGCTCAAGGAGAACGGCCCGGCGCCGGACGGACCTTGGGCGGATCTGGCGGTGCTGGAACCGGTGCGGGAGTTCAAGGCGCGCCACGCCTCGACGCTCCTGACCTTCGACGCCGTGGTCGACGCCCTGGACCAGATCGCGGCCAAACGGCGGGCTGCGTGA
- the hisI gene encoding phosphoribosyl-AMP cyclohydrolase, with product MTDSSSAFDPPGTRAEVEEGTALTPRFDRDGLVACIAVDAQDGRVLMLAHMSAESLARTLETGEAWYWSRSRQELWHKGATSGQIQRVVEMRVDCDQDALLIRVEVGGDGGCCHTGRRDCFYRSVARAPDGRVVLKAAGR from the coding sequence ATGACCGACAGCAGCAGCGCGTTCGACCCCCCCGGCACCCGTGCCGAGGTCGAGGAGGGCACGGCCCTGACGCCCCGCTTCGACCGGGACGGGCTCGTCGCCTGCATCGCGGTCGACGCGCAGGACGGCCGCGTGCTGATGCTCGCCCACATGAGCGCCGAGTCGCTGGCGCGCACGCTCGAGACCGGCGAGGCCTGGTACTGGTCGCGGTCCCGGCAGGAACTCTGGCACAAGGGCGCCACCAGCGGGCAGATCCAGCGCGTCGTCGAGATGCGGGTCGATTGCGACCAGGACGCCCTGTTGATCCGCGTGGAGGTCGGCGGCGACGGCGGCTGCTGCCACACCGGCCGGCGGGATTGCTTCTACCGCAGCGTCGCGCGGGCGCCGGATGGCCGCGTCGTCCTGAAGGCCGCCGGGCGATGA
- the aqpZ gene encoding aquaporin Z, which yields MDHDTMRRATAEFFGTFWLTFGGCGAAIFSAAFPELGIGFLGVAFAFGLTVLTMAYAVGHISGGHFNPAVTLGLWSGHRCATRHVLPYIGAQVIGAVLAAGILYSIASGKAGWVPNGFASNGYGELSPGKYGLAACLITEFLTTFFFLFIIIGTTSKGAAVGFAGIPIGFALVLIHLISIPVTNTSVNPARSTGPALIAGGEYIGQLWLFWLAPIVGAMAAGALARWLYEPADIVETTVVEKQAAV from the coding sequence ATGGATCATGATACGATGCGGCGGGCGACGGCCGAGTTCTTCGGCACGTTCTGGCTGACCTTTGGCGGCTGCGGCGCCGCCATCTTCTCAGCCGCGTTCCCCGAACTCGGGATCGGTTTCCTGGGTGTCGCGTTCGCCTTCGGTCTCACGGTGCTCACGATGGCTTACGCCGTCGGCCACATCTCAGGCGGCCACTTCAATCCTGCCGTGACCCTTGGACTCTGGTCGGGCCATCGCTGCGCGACGCGGCACGTTCTGCCCTATATCGGCGCCCAGGTGATCGGTGCCGTTCTCGCCGCAGGAATCCTTTACAGCATCGCCTCCGGCAAGGCCGGCTGGGTTCCGAACGGCTTCGCGTCCAACGGCTATGGCGAGCTCAGCCCCGGCAAGTACGGGCTTGCAGCCTGCCTGATCACCGAGTTTCTGACGACATTCTTCTTCCTGTTCATCATCATCGGCACGACGTCGAAGGGCGCCGCGGTGGGATTTGCCGGTATCCCGATCGGCTTCGCCCTGGTGCTGATCCACCTCATCTCGATCCCGGTGACCAACACCTCGGTCAACCCGGCGCGCAGCACGGGACCGGCCCTGATCGCAGGCGGCGAGTACATCGGTCAGCTCTGGCTGTTCTGGCTGGCGCCGATTGTGGGCGCGATGGCGGCGGGGGCCTTGGCCCGGTGGCTGTATGAACCTGCGGACATCGTCGAGACGACCGTGGTCGAGAAGCAGGCCGCTGTTTGA
- the phnN gene encoding phosphonate metabolism protein/1,5-bisphosphokinase (PRPP-forming) PhnN: MPGRLVLVVGPSGAGKDTLIRLAREALAGDPRYVFPRRLVTRPPSADEDNDQIDEAAFAEGCAAGRFTLSWRAHGLGYALPEAAGRLAADGHVVVCNVSRRIVAEARAAGPPVSVVEITAPPEILAQRLAARGRPEDGDLAARLAREAEVEPDVRIFNTGAPEEGAARLVAHLRGC, from the coding sequence ATGCCGGGCCGCCTCGTCCTCGTTGTCGGCCCGAGCGGGGCCGGCAAGGACACGCTGATCCGGCTGGCCCGCGAGGCTCTGGCCGGCGATCCGCGCTACGTCTTCCCGCGCCGGCTCGTGACGCGGCCGCCCTCGGCGGACGAGGACAACGACCAGATCGACGAGGCCGCCTTCGCCGAGGGCTGCGCGGCGGGCCGCTTCACCCTGAGCTGGCGCGCCCACGGCCTCGGCTACGCCCTGCCGGAGGCGGCGGGCCGTCTCGCGGCCGACGGGCACGTGGTGGTCTGCAACGTCTCCCGCCGCATCGTCGCCGAGGCCCGGGCGGCTGGCCCGCCTGTGAGCGTGGTCGAGATCACCGCGCCCCCCGAGATCCTGGCGCAGCGCCTCGCGGCCCGCGGCCGGCCGGAGGACGGCGACCTCGCCGCGCGCTTGGCGCGGGAGGCAGAGGTCGAGCCGGATGTGCGGATCTTCAACACGGGGGCGCCGGAGGAGGGCGCGGCGCGCCTGGTGGCGCACCTGCGCGGGTGTTGA
- the phnL gene encoding phosphonate C-P lyase system protein PhnL: MNALLTFEDVAKSFTLHLRGGIVLPVVGNVSFTVAPGECVVLGGPSGAGKSSLLKMAYGNYRCDAGAILVRDGDAVVDVVRADPRVVLALRARVIAYVSQFLRVIPRVSARDVVESAGREGGLDAGTAQARAKDLLARLNLPERLWDLPPATFSGGEQQRVNIARGLIADRPLLLLDEPTASLDAQNRAVVAGLVRDKLQAGAGVLGIFHDSEMRDAVATRVVDVTRFAPQARAA; this comes from the coding sequence ATGAATGCGCTTCTGACTTTCGAGGACGTCGCCAAGAGCTTCACCCTGCACCTGCGCGGCGGCATCGTGCTGCCGGTGGTGGGCAATGTGAGCTTCACGGTCGCGCCCGGCGAGTGCGTCGTGCTCGGCGGCCCCTCGGGCGCGGGCAAGTCCTCGCTCCTCAAGATGGCCTACGGCAATTACCGCTGCGACGCGGGTGCCATCCTGGTCCGCGACGGCGACGCCGTGGTCGACGTGGTCCGGGCCGACCCGCGGGTGGTCCTGGCGCTGCGGGCGCGGGTGATCGCCTACGTGTCGCAATTCCTGCGCGTGATCCCGCGGGTCTCGGCCCGCGACGTGGTCGAGTCCGCAGGCCGCGAGGGTGGGCTCGACGCCGGGACGGCGCAGGCCCGCGCCAAGGACCTGCTCGCCAGGCTCAACCTGCCCGAGCGGCTCTGGGACTTGCCGCCCGCGACCTTCTCGGGCGGCGAGCAGCAGCGGGTCAACATCGCCCGGGGCCTGATCGCCGACAGGCCGCTGCTGCTCCTCGACGAGCCGACCGCCTCCCTGGACGCGCAGAACCGCGCGGTCGTCGCCGGGCTCGTGCGCGACAAGCTCCAGGCCGGGGCCGGCGTGCTCGGCATCTTCCACGACAGCGAGATGCGCGACGCTGTGGCGACCCGGGTGGTCGATGTCACCCGCTTCGCGCCGCAAGCCCGGGCAGCCTGA
- a CDS encoding alpha-D-ribose 1-methylphosphonate 5-triphosphate diphosphatase, with amino-acid sequence MDDLILENATLVLPDRLQSGWLAVSDGAIAEIGEGRAPARGLDCAGDYLIPGLIELHTDHLESHYAPRPKVRWHPLGAVLAYDAQITASGITTVFDSLRAGSDPDGSGLGSELEQLAGAIATARAGDLFRAEHFTHLRCELPSTDVLDTVASFTARYPVGLISLMDHTPGQRQFRDMEKYYTYATRGGRPMEEIRANTERKIRDGRALNAKNRPALVQFAREMGIPLASHDDTTLADVDLAVGEGVRLAEFPTTLEAAESAHRHGITVMMGAPNLIRGGSHSGNVAAAALAEAGRLDILSSDYVPASLLMAAFLLPEQVPGISLPAALATVTANPARATGLTDRGALEAGLRADLVRVQRAEGVPVVRAVWRAGARVA; translated from the coding sequence ATGGACGACCTGATCCTCGAGAACGCCACCCTGGTCCTGCCCGACCGGTTGCAAAGCGGCTGGCTCGCCGTCTCCGACGGGGCGATCGCCGAGATCGGCGAGGGCCGGGCGCCCGCGCGCGGCCTCGACTGCGCCGGCGATTACTTGATTCCCGGGCTGATCGAGCTGCACACCGACCATCTCGAGAGCCACTACGCGCCGCGCCCCAAGGTCCGCTGGCACCCGCTCGGCGCGGTGCTCGCCTACGACGCGCAGATCACCGCCTCGGGCATCACCACGGTGTTCGATTCGCTGCGCGCCGGCAGCGATCCGGACGGCAGCGGCCTCGGCTCCGAGCTGGAGCAGCTCGCCGGCGCCATCGCCACCGCCCGGGCCGGCGACCTGTTCCGGGCCGAGCACTTCACGCATCTGCGCTGCGAATTGCCCTCCACCGACGTCCTCGACACGGTGGCGTCCTTCACGGCCCGCTATCCGGTGGGCCTGATCTCGCTGATGGACCACACCCCGGGCCAGCGGCAGTTCCGCGACATGGAGAAGTACTACACCTACGCCACCCGCGGCGGCCGGCCCATGGAGGAGATCCGCGCCAACACCGAGCGCAAGATCCGGGACGGCCGGGCGCTGAACGCGAAGAACCGGCCGGCCCTGGTCCAGTTCGCCCGCGAGATGGGAATCCCGCTGGCGAGCCACGACGACACCACCCTGGCGGATGTCGATCTCGCGGTCGGGGAGGGGGTGCGGCTCGCCGAATTCCCCACCACCCTGGAGGCGGCCGAGTCCGCCCACCGGCACGGGATCACCGTGATGATGGGGGCGCCGAACCTGATCCGCGGCGGCTCGCATTCGGGCAACGTCGCCGCCGCCGCCCTGGCCGAGGCCGGGCGTCTCGACATCCTGTCGTCGGATTACGTGCCCGCCAGCCTGCTGATGGCGGCCTTCCTGCTGCCCGAGCAGGTCCCCGGCATCTCCCTGCCGGCGGCGCTCGCCACCGTCACGGCGAACCCGGCCCGGGCCACCGGCCTGACCGACCGCGGCGCCCTGGAGGCCGGCCTGCGGGCCGACCTGGTGCGGGTGCAGCGGGCTGAGGGCGTGCCGGTGGTCCGCGCGGTCTGGCGCGCCGGCGCGCGGGTCGCCTGA
- the yidD gene encoding membrane protein insertion efficiency factor YidD, with protein MIRRAAHGLIRGYQLTLSGLIGRQCRHWPSCSEYADTAITRHGLWPGGWMGFARICRCGPFGTHGIDLVPERVPAGSTWYRPWTYARWRGVEAPPSPFACESVQERAETR; from the coding sequence GTGATCCGGCGCGCCGCGCATGGGCTGATTCGCGGCTACCAGCTCACCCTGTCGGGGCTGATCGGCCGCCAGTGCCGCCACTGGCCGAGCTGCTCCGAGTACGCCGACACGGCGATCACCCGGCACGGGCTGTGGCCTGGCGGCTGGATGGGCTTCGCGCGGATCTGCCGCTGCGGCCCGTTCGGCACCCACGGCATCGACCTCGTGCCGGAGCGGGTGCCGGCGGGCTCCACGTGGTACCGACCCTGGACCTACGCCCGCTGGCGCGGCGTCGAGGCGCCGCCCTCGCCCTTCGCCTGCGAGTCCGTGCAGGAAAGGGCGGAGACGCGCTGA
- a CDS encoding TAXI family TRAP transporter solute-binding subunit, whose product MQRLARYAALLGLAVMASGPAAAAPDTTPPEIGPATEAALGERMNANTVTVVTGTPGGTYFRVGADLAFVLDDGDKLRVLPILGKGAGENAYDIRFLKGVDLGFVRTDTLEQLRQDKRLKNIERHIQFIAKLFDDELHVIAPKAVRTIGDLAGKRVSFDVKGSGTDYSGRAMFRELGVTVEAINVDQPTALEMLRKGEIAAVVSVAAKPVAFIAGFEPGDRFHFVKAPYPDTMNEAYMPAALTQADYPKLVADEAVETVAVGTILGVYNSPRGSARYDKLVRFVDAFFGQFDKFLAPQRHPKWREVNLAASVNGWTRFRPAQEWLDRHREPEAADRPDLDRFFQSQPNRKAGKEEIYQAYLKWRQGQ is encoded by the coding sequence ATGCAGAGGCTTGCCCGATACGCCGCCCTTCTCGGGCTCGCCGTGATGGCGTCCGGCCCCGCCGCCGCCGCGCCCGATACCACACCGCCCGAGATCGGCCCGGCAACGGAAGCCGCCCTCGGCGAGCGCATGAACGCCAACACCGTGACGGTGGTGACCGGCACGCCCGGCGGAACCTACTTCCGCGTCGGTGCCGATCTCGCCTTCGTGCTGGACGACGGCGACAAGCTGCGGGTCCTGCCGATCCTCGGCAAGGGAGCGGGCGAGAACGCCTACGACATCCGCTTCCTGAAAGGCGTGGACCTCGGCTTCGTCCGCACCGACACGCTGGAGCAGCTTCGGCAGGACAAGCGGCTCAAGAACATCGAGCGACACATCCAGTTCATCGCCAAGCTGTTCGATGACGAACTCCACGTCATCGCGCCCAAGGCGGTCCGGACAATCGGCGATCTGGCCGGCAAGCGGGTCAGCTTCGACGTCAAGGGCAGCGGCACCGATTACAGCGGCCGGGCCATGTTCCGCGAACTCGGCGTGACCGTGGAGGCGATCAACGTCGACCAGCCGACCGCCCTCGAGATGCTGCGCAAGGGCGAGATCGCGGCCGTCGTGTCGGTGGCGGCGAAGCCCGTGGCCTTCATCGCGGGCTTCGAGCCGGGGGACCGCTTCCACTTCGTGAAGGCGCCCTACCCGGACACGATGAACGAGGCCTACATGCCCGCGGCCCTGACCCAGGCCGATTATCCGAAGCTCGTGGCCGACGAGGCGGTGGAGACCGTCGCGGTGGGCACGATCCTCGGCGTCTACAACAGCCCGCGGGGATCGGCGCGCTACGACAAGCTCGTCCGCTTCGTCGACGCCTTCTTCGGCCAGTTCGACAAGTTCCTGGCTCCGCAGCGGCATCCCAAATGGCGCGAGGTCAACCTTGCGGCCTCGGTGAACGGCTGGACGCGCTTCCGGCCCGCGCAGGAATGGCTCGATCGCCACCGGGAGCCGGAGGCTGCCGACAGGCCGGATCTCGACCGGTTCTTCCAGTCACAGCCCAACCGGAAGGCCGGGAAGGAAGAGATCTACCAAGCCTATCTGAAATGGCGGCAGGGCCAGTGA
- a CDS encoding patatin-like phospholipase family protein — translation MSRPLATRWQGESAESLFLPGTVEPVRPPPSAGPVIGLALGGGSARGWAHIGVIRALEEAGLTPTVVAGCSIGAVVGACYAAGRLDRLEAFARALTRRRVVGLIDPRLPGSGLIAGNRLRQRLAADLGERRIETLPIRFGCVATEYGTGHEVSLTEGPAVDAVRASYAIPGLFPPVAHDGRVLMDGTLVNPVPVALARSLGADLVICVNLNGDTGGPVVREAPEPAPRRGFLQGVRGRLPGFVRAEPEIAVPGIARVVLDAFNITQDRISRARLERDPPDVAIGPDMTGFGLFDFHRAAEGIALGHRAARAALPRIRGVLEGAAARA, via the coding sequence ATGAGCCGGCCCCTTGCCACCCGGTGGCAAGGCGAATCGGCCGAGTCGCTGTTCCTCCCCGGGACCGTCGAGCCGGTCCGGCCACCGCCGAGCGCCGGCCCGGTGATCGGGCTGGCGCTCGGCGGCGGCTCGGCCCGGGGCTGGGCCCATATCGGGGTGATCCGGGCGCTTGAGGAGGCGGGCCTGACCCCGACCGTGGTGGCGGGCTGCTCCATCGGCGCGGTGGTCGGCGCCTGCTACGCGGCCGGGCGGCTCGACCGGCTCGAAGCCTTCGCGCGGGCGCTGACCCGGCGCCGGGTGGTCGGGCTGATCGATCCGCGGCTGCCGGGCTCCGGGCTGATCGCCGGCAACCGCCTGCGCCAGCGGCTCGCCGCCGATCTCGGCGAGCGCCGGATCGAGACCCTGCCGATCCGCTTCGGCTGCGTGGCCACCGAATACGGCACCGGCCACGAGGTCAGCCTGACCGAGGGGCCGGCGGTGGACGCGGTGCGCGCCTCCTACGCGATTCCCGGCCTGTTCCCCCCGGTGGCCCATGACGGCCGGGTGCTGATGGACGGGACGCTGGTCAACCCGGTGCCGGTGGCTTTGGCCCGGTCGCTCGGCGCGGATCTGGTGATCTGCGTGAACCTCAACGGCGATACCGGCGGCCCGGTCGTGCGCGAGGCGCCGGAGCCGGCCCCGCGCCGAGGCTTCCTGCAGGGGGTGCGCGGGCGCCTGCCGGGCTTCGTCCGGGCCGAGCCCGAGATCGCCGTGCCGGGCATCGCCCGGGTGGTGCTCGACGCGTTCAACATCACCCAGGACCGGATCTCCCGGGCGCGGCTGGAACGCGACCCGCCGGACGTGGCCATCGGCCCGGACATGACCGGATTCGGCCTGTTCGACTTCCACCGCGCCGCCGAGGGGATCGCGCTGGGGCACAGGGCCGCCCGCGCGGCGCTGCCGCGGATCCGGGGGGTGCTGGAGGGGGCGGCGGCGCGGGCTTGA
- the folE gene encoding GTP cyclohydrolase I FolE, whose product MYAKPDSTPMKSRIARAGDAMDAALKSLSYQSDSHGFDRNGINGQGLNGMRNDDRPAANGRSVGIAPEPASATRVPEGIETGRPSRAEAEAAVRTLLRWAGDDPAREGLRDTPARVTKAYEQLFGGYGVNAEALLERVFEEVEGYSDIVLVRDIPFHSHCEHHMVPFMGLAHIAYYPTKGVVGLSKLARVVDTFARRLQTQETMTAQIADVIESILKPRGVAVMVEAEHLCMAMRGVQKAGVSTITSQFRGVFKDDANEQVRFLTLVRGGAK is encoded by the coding sequence ATGTACGCCAAGCCCGACAGCACCCCGATGAAGTCCCGCATCGCGCGGGCCGGAGATGCCATGGATGCCGCGCTCAAATCCTTGTCCTATCAGAGCGACAGCCACGGTTTCGACCGGAACGGGATCAACGGGCAAGGTCTGAACGGCATGCGCAACGACGATCGGCCGGCGGCGAACGGCCGGTCCGTGGGGATCGCCCCGGAGCCGGCCTCGGCGACCCGGGTGCCCGAGGGGATCGAGACCGGCCGCCCGAGCCGCGCCGAGGCCGAGGCCGCCGTGCGCACGCTCCTGCGCTGGGCCGGCGACGACCCGGCCCGCGAGGGCCTACGCGACACCCCGGCCCGAGTCACCAAGGCCTACGAGCAGCTGTTCGGCGGCTACGGCGTCAATGCCGAGGCGCTGCTCGAGCGTGTCTTCGAGGAGGTCGAGGGCTACTCGGACATCGTGCTGGTGCGCGACATCCCGTTCCATTCCCATTGCGAGCACCACATGGTGCCGTTCATGGGGCTTGCCCACATCGCCTATTACCCGACCAAGGGCGTGGTCGGCCTGTCGAAGCTCGCCCGGGTGGTCGACACCTTCGCCCGCCGCCTGCAGACGCAGGAGACCATGACGGCTCAGATCGCCGACGTGATCGAGAGCATCCTCAAGCCCCGCGGCGTCGCCGTGATGGTGGAGGCGGAGCATCTCTGCATGGCGATGCGCGGCGTCCAGAAGGCCGGGGTCTCGACGATCACCAGCCAGTTCCGTGGCGTGTTCAAGGACGACGCCAACGAGCAGGTCCGCTTCCTGACCCTCGTGCGCGGCGGCGCCAAGTAA